In Streptomyces sp. NBC_00433, a single genomic region encodes these proteins:
- a CDS encoding MOSC domain-containing protein yields the protein MSHATVTAVSSDADHRFSKSNRPGIRLLAGLGVEGDAHLGATVQHLSRVAQDPTQPNLRQVHLIHAELFDELREAGYAVAPGDLGENVTTRGIDLLALPVGTRLHLGPEAVVEVTGLRNPCRQIDRFRTGLLKQVVGRDTSGALVRKAGVMAVVLTPGTLHPGDPVTPELPPPPHRPLERV from the coding sequence ATGAGTCATGCCACCGTCACGGCGGTCAGCAGCGACGCGGACCACCGGTTCAGCAAGTCCAACCGGCCCGGCATCCGGCTGCTCGCCGGCCTCGGCGTGGAGGGCGACGCCCATCTCGGCGCCACCGTCCAGCACCTGTCCCGTGTCGCCCAGGACCCGACGCAGCCCAACCTCCGCCAGGTCCACCTGATCCATGCCGAGCTGTTCGACGAGCTGCGCGAGGCGGGCTATGCGGTGGCCCCCGGCGACCTGGGTGAGAACGTCACGACCCGCGGCATCGACCTGCTCGCCCTGCCCGTCGGTACCCGGCTGCACCTCGGCCCCGAGGCGGTCGTGGAGGTCACCGGGCTGCGCAATCCCTGCCGGCAGATCGACCGCTTCCGCACCGGCCTGCTCAAGCAGGTCGTCGGTCGCGACACGTCAGGCGCCCTCGTCCGCAAGGCCGGCGTCATGGCCGTCGTGCTGACCCCGGGCACCCTCCACCCCGGCGACCCGGTCACCCCCGAGCTGCCCCCGCCCCCGCACCGCCCGCTGGAAAGGGTCTGA
- a CDS encoding NADAR family protein, translating into MPRPPSPLRSVEALIAYAAGGPRVKYLHFWGHQPQRDGSIGPGCLSQWWPAPFTVDGVTYATAEHWMMAGKARLFGDADAERRAVAATHPKAAKDIGRSVRGFDDAVWRRERFALVAEGSSHKFGQHPDLRRFLLATGGRVLVEASPLDRVWGIGLAADDERADDPARWKGLNLLGFALMDARDRLAGQDGPGA; encoded by the coding sequence ATGCCCCGCCCCCCGTCCCCGCTGCGCTCCGTGGAGGCGCTGATCGCGTACGCCGCCGGCGGCCCCCGGGTGAAGTATCTGCACTTCTGGGGCCACCAGCCGCAGCGTGACGGCAGCATCGGCCCCGGCTGCCTCAGCCAATGGTGGCCCGCTCCCTTCACCGTCGACGGCGTCACCTATGCCACCGCCGAGCACTGGATGATGGCCGGCAAGGCGCGGCTTTTCGGCGACGCGGACGCCGAGCGGCGCGCTGTCGCCGCCACCCACCCCAAAGCGGCCAAGGACATCGGCCGCTCGGTGCGCGGCTTCGACGACGCCGTCTGGCGGCGGGAGCGGTTCGCCCTGGTCGCCGAGGGCAGCAGCCACAAGTTCGGGCAGCACCCCGACCTGCGGCGCTTCCTGCTGGCGACCGGCGGCCGGGTGCTGGTCGAGGCCAGCCCGCTGGACCGGGTGTGGGGCATCGGGCTGGCGGCCGACGACGAGCGGGCGGACGACCCGGCGCGCTGGAAGGGGCTCAACCTGCTCGGCTTCGCGCTGATGGACGCCAGGGACCGGCTCGCAGGCCAGGACGGCCCAGGGGCGTGA